A genomic region of Methanobacterium sp. SMA-27 contains the following coding sequences:
- a CDS encoding MOSC domain-containing protein, giving the protein MNSENIEQEARVVAVSTSPLTGTKKTNVMQGMLIENHGLLGDAHAENDSHRQLSLLAIESIQKMRDLGLDVYPGDFAENITTEGIILKELQIGIKLSIGKQSVVQVTQIGKECYSPCEIGRHVGECIMPTDGIFCKVLEGGKIRVGDGLQII; this is encoded by the coding sequence AGCTGTTTCTACCAGTCCACTTACAGGAACAAAAAAGACCAATGTAATGCAGGGGATGTTAATTGAAAACCATGGATTATTAGGTGATGCTCATGCTGAAAATGATTCTCACAGACAATTAAGTTTACTCGCAATTGAAAGTATACAAAAGATGCGAGATCTTGGTCTTGATGTTTATCCTGGTGATTTTGCAGAAAACATTACAACAGAGGGAATAATACTAAAAGAATTACAGATTGGAATCAAATTATCCATTGGAAAACAATCAGTGGTCCAGGTAACACAGATAGGAAAGGAATGTTACAGCCCATGTGAAATTGGAAGACACGTGGGAGAGTGTATAATGCCCACTGATGGAATCTTCTGCAAGGTTTTAGAAGGTGGGAAAATAAGGGTAGGAGATGGATTACAGATTATTTGA
- the pdxS gene encoding pyridoxal 5'-phosphate synthase lyase subunit PdxS: protein MLHGTEVLKKGFAKMTKGGVIMDVVNAEQAVIAEEAGAVSVMALEKVPADIRAEGGVARMADPSKVQEIIDAVSIPVMAKARIGHFVEAQVLETLGVDMIDESEVLTPADEKYHINKKLFTIPFVCGARNLGEALRRIDEGAAMIRTKGEAGTGNIVEAVRHSRQISSIIRELKDKTEEELWTVARETESTLKLVKETAKLGRLPVVNFAAGGIATPADAALMMQLGSDGVFVGSGIFKSEQPILVAKAIVEATTHFEDADIITKVSTDLGKAMPGLEISDIPENMKLQTRGW, encoded by the coding sequence ATGTTACATGGAACAGAAGTTTTAAAGAAGGGATTTGCCAAGATGACTAAGGGCGGAGTAATTATGGATGTTGTGAATGCTGAACAGGCTGTTATTGCCGAAGAAGCTGGAGCTGTTTCAGTAATGGCACTTGAAAAGGTGCCTGCTGATATACGTGCAGAAGGTGGAGTTGCAAGAATGGCTGATCCATCAAAGGTTCAGGAAATAATTGATGCTGTAAGTATTCCTGTAATGGCAAAGGCACGTATAGGTCATTTTGTTGAAGCACAAGTACTCGAGACACTTGGTGTAGATATGATAGATGAAAGTGAGGTTCTTACACCTGCAGATGAAAAATATCACATTAACAAGAAATTATTCACAATACCATTTGTATGTGGTGCACGTAACTTGGGCGAAGCTTTAAGGAGAATTGATGAAGGTGCAGCCATGATCCGTACCAAAGGTGAAGCAGGAACTGGAAATATTGTTGAAGCAGTAAGGCATAGCAGACAGATATCAAGTATCATAAGAGAACTTAAAGATAAAACCGAAGAAGAACTTTGGACAGTTGCTCGTGAAACAGAATCCACACTCAAACTTGTAAAAGAAACAGCCAAACTCGGAAGATTACCTGTAGTGAACTTTGCAGCAGGAGGAATTGCAACACCTGCAGATGCAGCATTAATGATGCAACTTGGATCAGACGGTGTCTTTGTTGGATCCGGAATATTCAAGTCAGAACAACCAATACTTGTTGCAAAGGCAATTGTAGAAGCTACAACCCACTTTGAAGATGCAGATATCATTACTAAGGTTTCAACAGATCTTGGTAAGGCAATGCCAGGACTTGAAATAAGTGACATACCAGAAAACATGAAATTACAAACAAGAGGATGGTAA
- a CDS encoding MalY/PatB family protein, translating into MKYNFKKLCNRKDTDCLKWDMMEPIFGHDDLIPLWVADMDFPVAKPVTDALKKRVEHPFYGYTQAGSSVINAVVDRMQRKFNWRIDPEWIVFTPGVVPALHVAIRSITHPGDGVILQEPTYHPFFPAVTNSGCQTVNNGLKLINGRYVMDYNGLEEIFKPKTRALSNSGRVKTIIFCNPHNPVGRSWDREEIIRMGEIVIKNGGVVISDEIHCEILFKGQKHIPFATISKEFEQNCIVCMSPSKTFNLAGLEVSSIIIPNKKIRDNFTNTRAGIVPNPNLFGYTALEAAYRFGDEWLEQVLDYLQDNLNFLMDYIKENIPIIKVIKTEGTYLVWLDCRGLGMDNITLRTFMREEARVGLEDGFIFGESGSGFMRMNIACPVSILEEALKQIEDAVNEFNTQM; encoded by the coding sequence ATGAAATACAATTTTAAAAAACTGTGCAACAGGAAAGACACTGATTGTCTGAAATGGGATATGATGGAGCCAATATTTGGACACGATGATCTCATCCCTTTATGGGTTGCTGACATGGATTTTCCAGTTGCCAAACCAGTAACAGACGCACTTAAAAAACGTGTAGAACATCCCTTTTATGGTTACACTCAAGCTGGATCAAGCGTGATAAATGCAGTTGTTGATCGTATGCAACGTAAATTCAACTGGAGGATTGATCCTGAATGGATAGTGTTTACCCCGGGTGTTGTTCCTGCACTACATGTTGCAATTCGTTCTATCACCCACCCTGGTGATGGAGTAATTTTACAGGAACCCACATATCATCCATTTTTTCCAGCTGTTACCAACAGCGGCTGTCAAACAGTAAATAATGGACTCAAACTAATAAACGGCAGATATGTAATGGACTATAATGGTCTTGAAGAAATATTTAAACCAAAAACAAGAGCTTTGTCTAATTCTGGACGTGTTAAAACAATTATTTTTTGTAATCCACACAATCCTGTTGGAAGATCCTGGGATAGGGAGGAAATAATCAGGATGGGAGAGATCGTTATAAAAAATGGCGGAGTAGTTATCTCAGATGAGATTCACTGTGAAATACTCTTTAAAGGACAGAAACACATACCATTTGCAACAATTTCCAAAGAGTTTGAACAGAATTGTATAGTTTGTATGTCCCCTAGTAAAACATTCAACCTGGCTGGTCTTGAAGTTTCTTCAATAATCATACCAAATAAAAAAATCAGAGATAACTTCACTAACACTCGTGCAGGTATTGTACCCAACCCCAATCTTTTTGGATATACTGCACTTGAAGCGGCATACAGATTTGGAGATGAATGGTTAGAGCAAGTTCTTGATTATTTGCAGGATAATCTGAACTTTTTAATGGATTACATTAAAGAAAACATTCCAATTATTAAAGTCATAAAAACGGAGGGTACATACCTTGTATGGCTTGATTGCAGAGGTCTTGGTATGGACAACATCACCCTTAGAACTTTTATGAGAGAAGAGGCTAGGGTGGGATTGGAGGATGGATTTATATTTGGAGAGTCAGGAAGTGGATTTATGAGAATGAACATTGCATGTCCAGTATCCATCCTTGAAGAAGCTTTAAAACAAATAGAAGATGCAGTTAATGAGTTTAATACTCAAATGTAA
- a CDS encoding NifB/NifX family molybdenum-iron cluster-binding protein, with amino-acid sequence MLFKVASNDGKIINQHFGHAKQFLIFDIDDNGNFEFVELRENVPSCSGGNHSSGSMESTIELIKDVDIVLVSQIGPGASQSLISNGIQPYMMPTYIDEALEKLGSKFVNEKKKVKK; translated from the coding sequence ATGTTGTTTAAGGTTGCAAGTAACGATGGGAAAATTATTAATCAACATTTTGGACACGCAAAACAATTTCTTATATTTGATATAGATGATAACGGAAATTTTGAATTCGTAGAACTCAGGGAGAATGTTCCATCTTGTAGTGGAGGAAATCATTCATCTGGATCTATGGAATCTACAATTGAACTTATCAAAGACGTTGATATTGTGTTAGTAAGTCAAATTGGTCCTGGAGCATCACAATCATTGATATCAAATGGTATACAACCTTACATGATGCCAACGTATATTGATGAGGCATTGGAAAAATTAGGTTCTAAATTTGTGAATGAAAAAAAAAAAGTTAAAAAGTGA
- the cysK gene encoding cysteine synthase A, whose protein sequence is MVKIPELTRGIANNVTETIGNTPIVRLNKLTEGLNADVVVKLESFNPLSSVKDRIGVALIEAGEEAGIINKNTILIEPTSGNTGIALAFVAAQRGYKLILTMPDTMSIERRKLLTLLGAEIVLTPGANGMAGAVAKAEELAKEISGAVLPQQFKNLANPKIHRETTAPEIWRDTNGKIDILVSGTGTGGTITGVGQALKELKPEVKLVAVEPVTSPVLSQGKSGPHKIQGIGPGFVPDVLQIELIDEIVTVSDEDSAKTLLALAREEGILAGISSGAATYAALQLAKKEENAGKLIVVVLPDTGERYLSMDWVFEDIFKTSETSDFTD, encoded by the coding sequence ATGGTAAAAATACCGGAATTAACAAGGGGAATAGCAAATAATGTGACCGAAACTATAGGAAACACACCTATAGTAAGGTTAAATAAATTAACAGAAGGATTAAACGCAGATGTAGTAGTTAAACTTGAATCCTTTAATCCTTTATCAAGCGTTAAAGACAGAATTGGTGTTGCATTGATCGAAGCAGGTGAAGAAGCCGGCATAATTAACAAGAACACCATATTAATCGAACCAACAAGTGGAAATACAGGTATAGCACTTGCATTTGTAGCAGCACAAAGGGGATATAAACTCATTTTAACTATGCCAGATACCATGTCAATCGAGAGAAGGAAACTTCTAACTTTACTAGGGGCAGAAATTGTTTTAACTCCTGGAGCAAATGGAATGGCGGGTGCAGTTGCCAAGGCTGAAGAATTAGCTAAAGAAATATCCGGTGCTGTATTGCCACAGCAGTTTAAAAATTTAGCTAATCCTAAGATTCATAGAGAAACAACAGCTCCCGAAATCTGGAGAGACACAAATGGAAAAATAGACATATTAGTATCTGGAACAGGAACAGGTGGAACAATAACAGGTGTGGGCCAGGCACTTAAAGAACTCAAACCAGAAGTTAAATTAGTTGCAGTTGAACCTGTAACATCACCTGTACTTTCACAAGGTAAATCTGGACCCCACAAAATACAGGGTATTGGACCTGGTTTTGTACCAGATGTACTTCAAATAGAACTTATCGATGAGATTGTAACAGTTTCAGATGAAGATTCTGCAAAAACACTTCTAGCACTCGCAAGGGAAGAAGGTATACTTGCAGGTATATCCTCTGGTGCCGCCACATATGCTGCATTACAATTGGCTAAAAAAGAAGAAAATGCAGGTAAGCTTATAGTTGTTGTTTTACCAGACACAGGAGAAAGATACTTGAGTATGGATTGGGTGTTTGAAGACATTTTCAAAACATCGGAAACATCAGATTTCACAGATTAA
- a CDS encoding trans-aconitate 2-methyltransferase has translation MFKWDAEEYQKSSSAQQKWARELITKMDLQGSEGVLDIGCGDGKVTSEIATNLKDGCIVGIDSSIDMIELATRTFPLKEHPNLHFKLKDFQEIDYNSEFDLIFSNAALHWIKGHGDILKRIQKSLKPDGRILIQMGGKGNAQKILYLADEIITEEKWNNYFQGFTFPYGFYGPKKYIKWLNEANFKPVRVELISKVMVQKGVEGLKSWIRTVWLPYTQRIPENLQEDFIDELATRYIEQNPLDNEGMVKVNMVRLEVEAFKG, from the coding sequence ATGTTTAAATGGGATGCAGAGGAATATCAAAAAAGTTCGAGTGCACAACAGAAATGGGCTAGAGAACTTATAACTAAAATGGATCTTCAAGGATCTGAAGGAGTCCTTGATATAGGATGTGGAGATGGTAAAGTAACATCGGAAATAGCCACAAATCTTAAAGACGGATGTATAGTGGGAATTGACAGTTCAATTGATATGATTGAATTAGCAACAAGGACCTTTCCTTTAAAGGAACATCCAAATTTACACTTCAAACTGAAAGATTTTCAGGAAATAGATTACAACTCTGAATTTGACCTTATCTTTAGTAATGCAGCACTTCACTGGATCAAAGGCCATGGGGATATTTTAAAACGAATACAAAAGAGCCTTAAGCCTGATGGTAGGATATTAATCCAAATGGGTGGTAAGGGCAATGCACAGAAAATTTTATACCTTGCAGATGAAATAATTACGGAAGAGAAATGGAACAACTACTTCCAAGGGTTCACCTTTCCATATGGATTTTACGGACCAAAAAAATATATTAAATGGCTTAATGAAGCAAATTTTAAACCTGTGAGGGTCGAACTAATTTCGAAGGTTATGGTTCAGAAGGGTGTTGAAGGATTAAAATCATGGATACGAACAGTATGGCTTCCTTATACACAAAGAATCCCTGAAAATCTTCAAGAAGATTTTATCGATGAATTAGCAACCAGATACATTGAACAAAATCCATTAGATAATGAAGGAATGGTCAAAGTGAACATGGTGAGGTTGGAAGTAGAAGCATTCAAAGGTTAA